The genomic stretch gctttcctgctgtaTCAGCCAAGCTGAGCAGATGCGACAGAGACCACATGTCGGCAGAGCCTAAGATATCGACTATCTGGACttgtacagaaaaagtttgctgacccttggtTTAAAAGATTCCATCTCACCAGTTTTCTGCCGCTTACATTGGCACTCCTCAAATCCACTGCATAAAATAGATATCATTTGCCCTATAttatagaagaagaaattgaGGGTCAGAAAGATGGGATGACTTCTCCATGTTCATTCACACAGTCAGTAAATGGCATAACCCATTTCAGACACAGGCTACCTTGCTCCACGGCTGGGGAATCCAAgttcttctgtttgtttgctttctctttcttttttagggGGAGGAGGGTTAACTTGTACAAAGTAGCAAACACGCACAAAAGTTGAGAGAAAAGTATAAGGAAGTCCTATGTATCCATCTCTGGGTTTCAAGATTTGTCCACAATTTGCCAATGTTATTTCATCTGTCCCCTCTCACCTTACTTTTtatggagtttttaaaaacagattccaGATATCATGCCATTTCACCCATAAATACTTCTAGAGTCTTTTGGTAGAGAAGGTGCAAGGGGCCatcaggtgggagggaggtggtcCTGCGGAGGCCACTCTGGGCTTCCTGCGTGGACCAGTTCGGTCTGGTGAGCCTggaaggccctgaggcaggaagatCCAGACCGGAAGCAGCTACTGCTCTTTCCCACCTCCCCAACCAGGGAAGAAGCAGTTGCCCGATGCCGAGCTCCTGAGCCGTCACTTCCTGCTCAGGAGGAAGTTCATCCCTGACCCCCAAGGCAGCAACCTCATGTTTGCCTTCTTTGCGCAACACTTCACACATCAGTTCTTCAAAACTTCTGGCAAGATGGGTCCTGGCTTCACCAAGGCTTTGGGCCATGGGGTGAGTACATGGGAGGGGCTCGGGACTTCTCTGGGCTACACTTGGCACATGGAGGTTGTTACAGGTGGGGCAGGACCCAGAGGTCTGAGTGGACCCTCTCTCTGTCTTCAGGTCGACCTTGGCCACATTTATGGAGACAATCTGGAACGTCAGTATCACCTGCGGCTCTTTAAGGATGGGAAACTCAAGTACCAGGTAGCACTGGGTCTTGGGAAGGGGCGTTGGGAAGAACCTTCCACGGTCTTCCCTGGCAGAAGCTGTTGGTGGGGGCCTCCAGGGTGTCCTGAGATGGCCAGCTGCAGAAGCTGGAGGTGTGTGGTCGGAGGAGAGACAGCAAACCCTGGGAAAGGGTGCCAGGGAAGAGACGCAGACAAGGAGCAGACATAGCCACTCATGTTCTCCTGGGAGGTGGGTTTTGGGGCTCCACAGGAGATGAACATTTCCAGcctgcatttattcatttaattattctaCAATATTAATTGGGCACTATGATGTGCCTGGCACAGGGGAGCAGTGGCCGTGATAGTTATGGGCCCTACCCTCAAGCTCCTCAGGGACCACAGACACAAACAGTAGGGTGCTAGTTCCACGAGGACTTTTCGTCTGAACTCACACTGTTCAGCGGTGCTAGAGCCACATAGGTAATTATCTCATGCACTTCTCAAATCCACTGCATAAAATAGGTATCATTTGCCCTATTTCATTGCTGTGAGCCACATCTAAGTTATCTGAATTTTTCTAGTGGCCacattaaaaaaggtaaaaagcaaCAGGcaaaattgattttaataatatatttttaatttaacccagtatatccagaatcttatcatttcaacatgtaatcaacacAAATATTGTCAATAAAATATCTCACTGTTTGTGCTAAATCTTCAAAATCTGACCTGTATCTTACACttagagcacatctcaatttgggtGCCAGATTTTCGTTGGAGATTCTGATCTgcatttagatttcataaaatttacagttgaGAAAGTAGATTCACATGTCCAAGTTGTTCTAATCATAACGACTTCCCAATAGCTGAggtatctgttttaaaatttaaatctaaagaaaataaaattaaaaatccagttcCTCATTCACACCGACCACGTTTCTAGAGCTTAGTAGCTGCCcgtagctagtggctaccatactggaccaTGCAAATCGAAACAAAAACCAAGACAGAAAGTTCATTGCTGAATCTTTTGGGCTAagaacagtatctggcatatGGTAGGTCCTCGGTGGATATTCATTGAGTGAATGACGACACTGCCATATAATTAATTACACTTGTGATAGCTGCCACCAGGGAGAAGCCACGAGAGTGGAGTGTGCAGAGGATGGGGAAGGCTTCCTTAGGAAGTACGAATAAACCAAGAGTTGCATGAATGATGATGAGAAGTTAGGGAGGCCAAGAAGGGCACAGGACAGGCCAGGTTATGAGGCATCAAGGCTGGAGAGGGGAAGTCAGCTTGAGTGAATTCAAGGGAGGAAAATGAGGGAGATGCTGCTGGACACCTGAGTGAGTCCCGATGAGCGAGGGTCGCGTTAAGGATTTCTGATTTCTGccaagagcagagagaggagtTGGAAGGGTTTTAAGCCAGGGTGTGATGCTCGATTTGGGTGTTTGCTCTGGCTGCAGAGCCGAGAACGGACTGTCTGGGGGGATGGAGCCACTTACAAGGGGAGTCAGGCTGGAAGATGAGGGTGGGTTGGAAGAGGGTGgtggcagaggggagagagaaagggactcaCTTTAGGAGGTAGAATCCACAGGCCTTGGTCAGGGAGTCCGGGTGGCCACCCTGCGTGTTACGGGCAGCTGTCAGTAGGAGTGGAAGGCTGTCAGCTGTGCAGATGCAGGCACCCGGCCCCTCCCCAGGTTACCAGGTGGCCCCATCCTGCAGGTGCTGGACGGAGAGATGTACCCGCCGTCGGTGGAAGAGGCACCAGTGCTGATGCACTACCCCCGGGGCATCCCACCCCAGAGCCAGATGGCAGTGGGCCAGGAGGTGTTCGGGCTGCTTCCGGGACTCATGCTCTACGCCACACTCTGGTTGCGTGAGCACAACCGAGTGTGTGACCTGCTGAAGGCTGAGCACCCCACCTGGGGCGATGAGCAGCTCTTCCAGACGGCCCGCCTCATCCTCATCGGTGAGGACTCCAAGCCAGCCTTGTCCTGGAAGGTCACGCCCTCTGTCCTGAGAAGCGGAGTGGAGGGTTTGGGGACAGAGAGATTCGAATTCTGAACAGGGTCCTTCCCCTGTGTGAGCCTCACTTTCCAAATCTATACATTGGGAATAATGATGGTGGTAAGGACTTGTTGAGATGATGAATGGGAAAGtacttagcacatagtaggccttCAGAAAACGGAGGGCTGTGGTAGCTGATCATTAGCTGGGTGACTAGCAGCAAATCTGATTAGCCACACcaaatctcagtttccccatcatcCCAGGAGCACTCAGGGACATCCTCAGCAAATACCCCAGCTTGCCTGGGCTTCGGGAATCCTTATGTTTCCTGCCCAGCATGCATCTGCCTTCCCGGAGGTTGGTAGCTTCTGGGTGCCTCAGGGACAAGATATTTTTGTGTCCCCTACAGGGGTGAGCCTGCAGCCTAAAATGTCAGATGGTTTTTGGCCTGGGAGCTTGGCCCCCAACACCCCTGTCCAGACCATATTCACTCTGTGTCACCAGTGAGCCTCTGCCCCCGCCTCAGCATCACTGGGCGTGACTGTTCCCAATTATAGTGCCTGATTCATTGGTGCCTGGAAGAGCCATGCACTGGGGTTAGGAACGGCCTAAAGAACGAGAAGGGGCTGGTTCAGAAgtcccagtatttttttttttttcttaacatctttattggagtataattgctttacaatggagaagTCCCAGTATTATAGAGACTTTGATCAGAGAGGGCAAGTTTGTGTCTGCAGGCTGCCCAGCATACTGACTGGTGATGAAGCTGTGGCCAGAGGCGGGACTCCTAGGGCCCTGCACTTCCAGTGCTTCATTCAACCCTCCCCGACAGCCTTATGACCCAGATAGGATTACcctttgttgtgaagattaagagGCAGAGAGGGTAAGTGAATTCTCCAAGGCCATTCAGTGCAGAGAGACTTGAACCAGGTCTGGCTGCCACCAGAGTTTGTGCTGCTTCCACCACATCTTGAGGGGAGTGCTTTCCTGAGTGGGGACGGGGTGTGAGTCTTAATCTACTCTTTTGTGATGTGTGCATATGGGGAGGGGATTCTCCCCTCACACCTCCACGTAGTGTTCCCACTTCTACACGTATTGACCCTCCGTgttatgccaggccctgtgccaagCGGTTCAGATGCATTCATTGTCTACTCCTCTCGGGAACCCTGTGAATATTGTTATACTGGTATGGTTCTAGCAcacatttacagataaggagagtAAGCTTCAGAGAGAGTAAGTAGCACAGCCCCAGCTCGGGTGGCTAGAAATGGTGAAGccaagatttaaacccaggtctgctGATTGCAGTTCCAGTGGCTCCAGATCAATTTGCTACAAGTCAATTTGTCTAGTGGTTAGTTGGCCAAAATATCGGTTTCTTCTGATATCTAGCTGACCAGTTTTCATTGTGTTATGGAATGTTCCTTTTGTGTCTCCCCTGGCTCTTTGCTCTGTAGCTTGTCCCTGAGGGGGCAGAGGAATTTGATACATAGGAAGACAGGAGGGTTATATTTGGGACAAGATTCACTTATGTCTCCAGTTTGCTGTTTGCTGCTGCAGCTCTTAGAATGGTCTCTTGGGagctcccctcacccccatcatCTAAGGCACGCTGAGATTCCCTCACTAAGTTAATCTCTACGTGCCCACCTTTTGTGGTGTCTCCAGCCTCTTTTAATGGGCTGTGGGAAGGTGGCCACCAGAGGGTCACAAAACCCATCCTCAGATACTTCCTTTGCGTGTCCTGCTCAGCCCGGCCTGTGACCTCCCCAGGGAACATGGGACTAACAGGTGGCCCCTGTCTTGGGACATCAGTGCGTCCTGAGACAGAAAGTTCCACTTTCACACCCCGTGACAAAAAGGCAAAGTGAAAGTGGccaaataaaatcaaacaaccaTTACGATGATAAAGAGGCCAAACCAAGCCCTTTGCGTGAACTGGCCCACTTCCCAAGCCTGGTGGCCAAGTCCCTGTGCTCTGTTGACCCCATTCCCCATCCTTCGTCCCAGGGGAGACCATCAAGATTGTGATCGAGGAGTACGTGCAGCAGCTGAGTGGCTACTTCTTGCAGCTCAAGTTTGACCCAGAGCTGCTGTCAGGCACCCAGTTCCAGTACCGTAACCGAATTGCCATGGAGTTCAATCACCTCTACCACTGGCACCCGCTCATGCCCGACTCCTTCCGGGTGGGCCCCCAGAACTACAGCTATGAGCAGTTCCTGTTCAACACCTCCATGCTGGTGGACTACGGGGTCGAGGCCCTGGTGGACGCCTTCTCTCGCCAGCCCGCGGGCCAGGTGAGCCTCAGAGGAGCGCTGGGGAGGACCGCTGGGCTCTGGGATCCAAACCCCAGTTTTCTGTGAAAAGGGGAGAGTGTCACCCCTTACTGGGAGATCATGATCATTCATTCTGTCGTTCTTTCGTTCATTCAACGATACCAGGCATTACtgcaggtgctggggatacagtggtgaaccAGGTCAACGTGATTCTTGGGTCCTTGCATTTTTGGTGCGTACACCCTAGAAAGGAACGACAGTCATGTGACAGCTAACATcgtttgagcacttactacatgttAGGCACTGTACCAAGGGCTTTTCTGATGTTTTCAGAATTATAAGAGCATGTTAAGAGccacagtatagaaagcccaccATGCTCTGGGAACTCAGAGAGGGGCTTCTGGCCCAGAGTTGGGGATTGTGGATAAGGAAGTGATGTTTGAGCAGAGATCCAAACAATGGATAGGGGTCTCCCAGGGCAAGAGGTAGCGTTCGTGGCCCGGGGTCTCTGTGTTCCAGATGGAGGGGACAGCGTGGCAAGGGCCCAGAGGTCAGAGGGCATGGCAATTTGAGGACCAGGAAGACATTCAGGGTATGGCAATATATGCAAAAgtgcctgcacatagtaggtcttTATTACATTAGAGGcctctgttatgggctgaattgccccctgccccaaattcccatgttgaagtcctaacctccaatacctcagaatgtgactgtatttggagctaGGGTCTTTAAAGAGTTAATTAAGGTAAATGGGGTCATTGGGTGAGCCCTACTCTGACtggcgtccttataagaagaggagattaggatatAGATGTGCATAGAGGGAAAACATAGGGGAAAGTTGGCCATCtctaagccaaggagagaggcctcagaatgaaaccaaccctgcccacaccttgatcttggacttctagccttcagagctgtgaggaaataaatttctgctgtttaaattTCTGCACTTTggtatggcagccctagcaaaataATACAGCCTTTCCCTCTGGAATTTCTAACTAATTTCCTCCGAAATCTTCCCTTCCCCATGTTTGGAAGCTCCCATCTCCTTCCCTagctcccctcagcccctgcttCTCTCTCATACTTACCCCTCAGCCCTACCATGAAGCTGTGGCACTATATGGATTTAGGTTTCCCCCTGGTAATTTGACTGCGATTAGCATATACTGCCGCCAATGGGCGGCTGCTGGCTGGTTTACGGCCTCTGTTCTTTGTGGGGACACAGACATGAAAAGAGACAATAACTCGTGTGCGGGGCTTCATGGTTTCCAAAGAATTTTCAAGCAATGTTCCTGGTGACGTGTGTGAAAAGCCCTGGTATTTCCTGGTACCAGGCAGAAGGGTCACAGAAATGTGTGGATTCTCAGGATATCAAAGAGAGTGTGAGAAGTGATAAAACAGGGCCTCCCCTGATAATCCCCACCCATGGTTCCATCTCGGGGTTACCGCGTGACCAACGCTGTGATAACTGCTTTGTATTCTTTATCTCGATTATTTCACCACATGTTTATTTCACAAGCGTTATCAGACTGACGCTTCTACCTTCCTCATTGTTGcggatgaagaaacagaggattAGCATAAGTCATTTGCCTGCAGTccctgtatttgtttcctagggctgcaaAAGGAACACAGACCAGGGGGCTTTAAGCAGCAgacatttattcttttccttttttatttttttggaagttCAAAATATCACCTCTATTACCGATAAAGCTGATTCTAGAAAACCTAAAGCAGGCTTTTTAATAATAAACCCCCAAATAGACAAACTTGGctaccaagacatggaagcatggAAACAAGGAAGGTCTCTCCCAACATCCTCCTGTCCCCCCAGAACAAGGAATATGAGAGAAAACATACGCCCTGGTGTCAACTGAATTCAAGAGCGGCAGAGAGGACAGCTTGAACAACGCATGCCTGGTTACTGTACTCAAGCTCACCAATAATACTAAGTTACTCCTCCGCTTCTAataaggagggagggggagaggttgGCAAAAGATGCTAAGAGTGTTAGGCTACTGGGGTTTCCTCCATAGACAAAGAAacatccagaaaaagaaagaaatattcccACCTTACACCTGAGAAGTATcaccttttattcatttattcactgatcCATCCAAGCATCCATTAAACATTTACTACACATTACTAACATCTAGGCCATGAAAAAGATCAATCCTCAAACATTTCTCTAGAAAGCCCTTGTAGTTAACTCCCCCAGATGGTATTAATAGCAATCAGAAATTTGTTGttgcacagttctggaggctagaagtccaaaataaaggtgtctgcagggccatACTCTTGctgaaggctccaggggagaatctgttccctccctttctctcagcTTCTGGTGATGGCTGACAATCCTTggggttccttggcttgtagaagcatcactccAACGTGGtgctctccctgtgtctctctttcctctttttatcaGGACGCCAGTCATTGGATCTGGGGCCACCCTAGTGGAGTATGACCTTGATtatatttatttgcaaataaggtcacattcacaggtgctgggggttaggactccaacacGGATACAGGCAAGTCAATCCACAATGGCCCCACAGCTTGTAGATGGTTCAGCTGAGATTGGCACCAGCCTCCTCTGGCTTTGCCCCAGGGTGTACAACTTCACCCAACTATGCGTTTCCTCTTTCTCACCCAATTGTCCTTGTTCTACCCAAACAGAACTCTTTCTTTAGCATTATCATTATCAATTCACCCTGAGCAATAGATCTTTCTTTAGATGTATgctcctttttggtttttttttttaaattcttttgcattaagaatatctttttaaactttttattttatattggagtagagacaattaacaatgttgtgatagtttcaggggtacagcacagtgattcagttatacatatacatgtatctattctttttcaaatgcttttcccatTCAGGTTGTTACatagtattgagcagagttccctgtgctctacagtagtaGACCTATGCTCCTTAACAGTTatgaatcagatttttttttttctggagccttatttttttttttggctgtgctgtgcggcttgtgagatcttagttccccgaccagggattgaacccgggcccttggcagtgaaggctcatagtcctaaccactgggctaccagggaattccctctggaGCCTTCATCTCACCAGGTTACTTGGGCTTTGAACCCTATTTCCCTCCCTTCACAGGATATATTATGCCACCACCTTGGTCTTAAAGTAAAACTACAAGTTTAGTTAAactaaatgtgtgtatatattacacTTTTCATGGCAAGATTTTAGTTCCCTCCCTGCTAGCTCACAACAATTCCTCTCCCAGGAGGcctgacagaaagaaaaacagatattatCACCTGTCTCTGTGTGTAGCTTTATCTGGTCTGAATGGAGTGACTTGATACTCTGTGTTCCTACCTTCTAGCTCAGTTTCTCTTTTCTAGTGGTGGCCGTTTACTAggggttcacttttttttttttatttgtttatttacttatttttggctgtgttgggtctttgttgctgcgcgcgggctttatctagttgagacgagtgggggctactctttgttgcagtacgcaggcttctttttgcggtggcttctcttgttgtgcagcacgggctctaggcacatgggcttcagtaactgtggcacgtgggctcagtagttgtggcttgcgggctctaaagcgcaggctcagtagttgtggcacaagggtttagctgctccgcagcatgtgggatcttcctggaccagggctcgaacccacgtcccctgcattggcaggcggattcttaaccactgtgccaccagggaagtccctgggtttcACTTTTTAAtactagatgctcagtaaattttatttaatctcaaTTCTGTGATATAGAGAATGGAAAGCAATAGAAATAGGTTCCTTAGCAGAATCCATTAAAAGATTAAACATCTTTGTTCTATGATAAAAACTGATTTGGAGAGTGACAGACACATGTCAGTTCTGCCAGgcagagtttaaaaaatatcctaGGAAAGCCATAAAGTTTTGGCCCCTCAAATCCACATTTGTCCATCCGTCTGTTTCCATCACTTGAAAGCTCAGAAAcctttctgccttttatttccAGATCTGAAATGCCAGTCCCCTCTGCTTGAGTTCTGGACTGTGGCCGTGCTGGCCATCTCCTCTGCAGAGTCCTAGTTGCTGAACCTAATAGTTCCAGAACCTTCCTTAACAGAATGTTGTGGGTTCTCACCTAAATTCAAAGGGCTGGGGAACAGTGTGTCTGGTGAGTGACTAGAGAAGTCCTCCTGGCCCACTCCACACTctaaagatgaggaagctgagcctCAGAGGGGGTCCCTGAGAAAGCATGGCAGTGCAGACCTAGGGCCGGGTTCCCAGCTTGGTGGCTGCTAGGCTGAGCCATCCTTTCTGCTCAGAAAGGACTCCTGACCTGAATTTCTTCTCCAGGACAATGTGGCCTGGCTCTCAGACCACAGCTGTGCTTATCTCTTGGCAGATCGGCGGGGGTAGGAACACAGACCACCATGTCCTATACGTGGCTGTGGAAGTCATCAAGGAATCGAGAGAGCTGCGGCTGCAGCCCTTCAATGAGTACCGCAAGAGGTTTGGCATGAAGCCCTACACCTCTTTCCAGGAGCTCACAGGTGAGCAGCTGTCTCCCGGCCACGGCTCCTGCCCTCGAGGGACTTGAGCTGAAGTGAAGGAGACATTGAGGAAACAGAACGGGGTGATCCGTATGGCCAGCACTGTGACTGTGGGATTTGAGGGGTGTGGGAGCACAGTGCCAGGGGTGGCGAGGGATGGCAGATGACTCTGCGTGGGGAGGGAAGGTGACTTCTCAGCTGGGTTTGAAGGATAAAAAGGGATTTTCcgtgacttccctggcggtccagtggttaagactctgcacttccactgcaggaggcacagacatggcacagccaaaaaagaaaaaaaaaaagggattttcCAGGTGAAGGATagagggaagaacattctaggtGGAGGAACACAAAGTACAAAGACACAGGGGTTAAAAAGAAtgagcctaaaaaaaaaagaaaaaaaaagtgagcctATTCAGGAAAACAGTCCTAGGTGTGGCTGGGTGGAGGTTAGTGATAGGAGGCTGGCTCAGATTATGTGGAATCTTGGATTCTACGCTAAgattttgggttttattctgtCTAGTGGTTCCTAAGTCCCATTTATAGGCCAGCTACCTGAGAATCACTtagaaaactaattaaaaataccAAATCTGAGATGGCtcttccagagattctgattcagtagaccTAGGTGGTACCCAAGaatctgtatgtgtgtatatatatatatatatatatatatctccatacatatatgtatgtgtatgtatatacatacgtatgtatatgtaagtgtatatatatatatatataaaacacaaattgtataatatatataataaatatatgtaacatatatgtctatatgtcatatatatttgtTGTTCAAGATCCCCAGTTGTTGGGCAGCCAAGTTTGGGGACCCCTGTCCCAGACAATGGGGGTGCCACTGAAAGGTTTTGACCAGGGTGTGACATGACACCTGACTGTGTACTGGTACCCTGTGGAGGGTGGAC from Phocoena phocoena chromosome 6, mPhoPho1.1, whole genome shotgun sequence encodes the following:
- the PTGS1 gene encoding prostaglandin G/H synthase 1, with the protein product MSRRSVSLRFPLLLLLLPPSPVLPAAPGAPAPVNPCCYYPCQHQGICVRFGFDRYQCDCTRTGYSGPNCTIPELWTWLRTTLRPSPSFLHFLLTHGRWFWEFVNATYIRDVLMRLVLIVRSNLIPSPPTYNAAHDYISWESFSNVSYYTRVLPSVPQDCPTPMGTKGKKQLPDAELLSRHFLLRRKFIPDPQGSNLMFAFFAQHFTHQFFKTSGKMGPGFTKALGHGVDLGHIYGDNLERQYHLRLFKDGKLKYQVLDGEMYPPSVEEAPVLMHYPRGIPPQSQMAVGQEVFGLLPGLMLYATLWLREHNRVCDLLKAEHPTWGDEQLFQTARLILIGETIKIVIEEYVQQLSGYFLQLKFDPELLSGTQFQYRNRIAMEFNHLYHWHPLMPDSFRVGPQNYSYEQFLFNTSMLVDYGVEALVDAFSRQPAGQIGGGRNTDHHVLYVAVEVIKESRELRLQPFNEYRKRFGMKPYTSFQELTGEKEMAAELEELYGDIDALEFYPGLLLEKCPPNSIFGESMIEIGAPFSLKGLLGNPICSPEYWKSSTFGGEMGFNLVKTATLRKLVCLNTKTCPYVSFHVPDPRQEDGPGVGRPSTEL